Proteins co-encoded in one Dehalogenimonas sp. WBC-2 genomic window:
- a CDS encoding glucosamine-fructose-6-phosphate aminotransferase (glucosamine-fructose-6-phosphate aminotransferase [isomerizing]): protein MCGLTGYCGHEPAAPKILQGLKLLEYRGYDSAGLATLHNNKITSRKAIGHLKDVESKQNLSQLKGQVGIGHVRWATHGRATELNAHPQLDCLGGVAVVHNGVIENATELRTLLSGRHRFVSDTDTEVIPHLIADHLREGLTLSMAAQRTAGQLQGPYAFLVITESNPDIIVACCKDMPLLIGIGDAGNYAASDVISFSGACSQFMVLDHGEVAVISAKEVKVYDQWNQQIIKPLEIVESKWQQTNATEYPYFMYKEIIEQPWAISQALLQNFHQLNQIATLIQNAEQVIFTACGTSRHAALLGRYLFSKVGKRFSDVIIGSEFMYYTDSITDGTLVIAVSQSGETADIIEGVRAARQQGAKIVSIVNRPNTQLSRLSDHVLHLNCGPETSVAATKSFTAELVIFYLLSHAMIGELESVTNYLREVADLIEENILHNNTNIEALAYEQQHCDKCYFIARGSNLHIATEAALKLKEIAYVHSEGMPAGELKHGTLALVEEGTPFMAICPHDHTFQDVITNVNEAKSRGAYIIGVSDQCDPIFDKWIEIPTVDPLYFGLVSIIPLQLFAYYSALARGLNPDKPRNLAKSVTVK from the coding sequence ATGTGCGGTTTGACCGGCTATTGTGGGCACGAACCCGCAGCCCCCAAAATTTTGCAGGGCCTGAAGCTACTTGAATATCGTGGATACGATTCAGCAGGATTGGCCACCTTACACAATAATAAGATTACATCCCGAAAAGCAATCGGTCACTTAAAAGATGTCGAGTCAAAACAAAACCTGTCTCAACTCAAAGGTCAGGTTGGGATTGGTCACGTACGATGGGCTACTCACGGCAGAGCAACTGAACTCAATGCTCATCCTCAACTTGATTGCTTAGGCGGAGTTGCTGTTGTTCACAACGGCGTCATAGAAAATGCCACAGAACTGAGAACACTGTTATCTGGCAGACATAGATTTGTTTCAGATACGGATACCGAGGTCATACCCCACTTGATCGCGGATCATCTTCGAGAAGGGCTTACTTTATCAATGGCAGCCCAAAGAACCGCCGGGCAACTTCAGGGACCATATGCATTTCTGGTAATTACCGAATCCAATCCGGATATTATCGTAGCTTGCTGTAAGGATATGCCTTTGTTGATTGGAATTGGCGATGCAGGGAATTATGCTGCCAGTGATGTTATCTCGTTTTCTGGAGCATGTTCCCAGTTTATGGTACTCGATCATGGAGAAGTAGCGGTCATCTCCGCAAAGGAAGTCAAAGTTTATGACCAATGGAACCAGCAGATCATAAAACCTCTAGAGATTGTTGAATCTAAATGGCAACAAACTAATGCTACTGAATACCCATATTTCATGTACAAAGAAATCATTGAACAGCCATGGGCTATCAGCCAAGCCTTGCTTCAAAATTTTCACCAACTAAATCAAATAGCAACCCTCATACAAAACGCTGAACAAGTGATTTTTACGGCCTGTGGTACATCAAGGCATGCCGCGTTGCTGGGACGATATCTTTTTTCAAAGGTGGGCAAAAGGTTCAGCGATGTCATTATTGGCTCGGAATTCATGTACTACACAGATTCCATAACTGATGGCACGTTGGTGATCGCGGTATCTCAAAGTGGCGAGACGGCTGATATTATCGAGGGTGTTCGAGCTGCTCGCCAACAAGGTGCCAAGATTGTATCCATTGTCAATCGTCCAAATACTCAACTGAGCCGCTTGAGCGACCATGTGCTGCACCTCAATTGTGGGCCGGAAACAAGTGTGGCTGCCACCAAATCATTTACTGCTGAACTTGTTATATTCTACCTGCTAAGTCACGCAATGATTGGAGAATTGGAAAGTGTGACAAATTATTTGAGAGAGGTAGCTGACCTCATAGAAGAGAATATCTTGCACAACAATACAAATATTGAAGCCCTGGCTTACGAACAACAGCATTGCGATAAATGCTATTTCATCGCCCGCGGTTCCAATCTCCACATCGCCACCGAAGCCGCTCTGAAGCTCAAGGAGATCGCCTACGTCCACTCAGAAGGCATGCCGGCCGGTGAACTAAAACATGGCACTCTGGCCTTGGTCGAAGAGGGAACACCCTTCATGGCTATCTGTCCCCATGACCATACTTTTCAAGACGTAATCACTAATGTTAACGAGGCTAAATCTCGCGGTGCCTATATTATTGGGGTGTCTGATCAATGTGATCCCATTTTTGATAAATGGATCGAGATTCCCACTGTGGATCCTCTGTATTTCGGTCTTGTAAGTATCATTCCTCTGCAGTTATTTGCTTATTACTCGGCTTTAGCTCGTGGTTTGAATCCGGATAAACCCCGGAACCTTGCCAAATCAGTAACGGTAAAATAA
- a CDS encoding UDP-glucose dehydrogenase, whose product MNRNDQSVAIIGLGYVGLPLAVAFAEAGLSVVGIDRSVERVDKVNLGVSYIDDVSSPRLLEVVNQGRMKASTNFDSITGVDAMCICVPTPLTNTKEPDISYIVAVTKEIAPRLTKGQLVILESTTYPGTTRDVVLPMLESSGKVHGRDFYLAFSPERVDPNSKKFNIKNTPKVVGGINQAATKRACKLYRKVADSLVPVSSPEVAEMTKLFENVFRSVNIALVNELAQLCDHMKTSVWEVIDAAATKPFGFMKFLPGPGVGGHCIPLDPYYLAAKAREYDYHMRFIELAAATNEHMPFYVVYRIMDALNAFNKSLKGAKILILGIAYKPDVADERESPVLKIIEVLCHKGAQVSYHDPYITSIQSGGGISSVELTKETLHEADCVIIAANHSCFNYGWIADNAQLIFDTRGATRGLNNTTIMRLGESGFQEYIGCMDSDV is encoded by the coding sequence GTGAACAGAAACGATCAGTCAGTTGCGATAATCGGTCTTGGATACGTTGGCCTGCCCCTAGCTGTGGCCTTTGCCGAAGCAGGGCTCAGCGTCGTCGGCATCGACCGTTCGGTAGAACGAGTCGATAAGGTCAACCTCGGGGTTTCATATATTGATGACGTTTCCTCTCCCCGCCTTCTTGAGGTTGTCAACCAAGGCCGGATGAAAGCCAGCACCAATTTTGATTCCATCACCGGTGTGGACGCCATGTGCATTTGCGTCCCCACCCCTCTTACAAATACAAAAGAGCCGGATATTTCATATATCGTTGCCGTCACCAAGGAGATCGCTCCGCGGTTAACAAAAGGGCAATTGGTCATCCTGGAGTCCACTACCTACCCGGGTACTACTCGTGATGTTGTTCTTCCGATGCTGGAAAGTTCCGGGAAAGTCCACGGCAGGGATTTCTACCTCGCGTTCTCCCCAGAACGCGTGGATCCAAATAGTAAAAAGTTCAATATTAAAAACACCCCTAAGGTTGTCGGAGGAATTAATCAAGCCGCAACAAAACGGGCTTGTAAACTATATAGAAAAGTAGCCGACAGTTTGGTTCCAGTATCTTCCCCGGAAGTAGCAGAAATGACCAAGCTGTTTGAAAACGTTTTCCGAAGCGTGAACATTGCTTTAGTCAATGAACTAGCCCAACTTTGTGACCACATGAAAACCTCGGTTTGGGAAGTTATCGATGCGGCCGCAACTAAGCCATTCGGCTTTATGAAATTCTTACCAGGTCCGGGAGTTGGTGGACATTGTATTCCCCTGGACCCGTATTATCTGGCAGCCAAAGCTCGAGAATATGATTATCACATGCGTTTTATCGAACTCGCCGCTGCCACGAATGAACATATGCCATTTTATGTAGTCTACCGCATTATGGATGCCCTTAACGCTTTCAACAAATCATTAAAAGGTGCCAAGATCTTAATTTTGGGTATCGCCTATAAACCCGATGTGGCCGATGAACGTGAATCCCCTGTTTTAAAAATTATAGAGGTGCTTTGTCATAAAGGTGCCCAAGTTAGTTACCATGATCCCTATATTACATCGATACAATCTGGTGGTGGGATATCTTCGGTTGAACTTACCAAAGAAACCCTGCACGAAGCGGATTGCGTAATCATCGCTGCCAATCACTCGTGTTTCAACTATGGTTGGATCGCCGATAATGCCCAGTTGATTTTTGATACACGTGGAGCCACCCGCGGCCTGAATAACACAACAATAATGAGATTAGGGGAATCTGGTTTCCAAGAATATATCGGCTGCATGGATTCAGATGTCTGA
- a CDS encoding oxidoreductase (oxidoreductase, Gfo/Idh/MocA family/transferase hexapeptide repeat protein) yields the protein MSEANIAVVGCGYWGKNLVRNFASLGALRSVVDCSPLNLKQAKANYPEVNTFADIKDVINDPLVKGVVIATPAVTHFAMASQVLASGKDVFVEKPLALTVDEGKQLVELASAKSAILMVGHLLRYHPAIVKLQELLKTGELGKLQYIYSNRLNLGKFRTEENILWSFAPHDIDVMLSLAGETPQSVSCHGGNYLNHDIADVTVTNLSFPSDIRGHIFVSWLHPYKEQRLVAVGSKGMAVFDDLATDHKLTIYREHIDWSTGIPVPQKNGGQVVEIESIEPLKSECQHFLDCISTRQQPLTDGHNGLATLKILAAAQSSLENEGKIVRFD from the coding sequence ATGTCTGAGGCGAATATTGCCGTTGTTGGTTGCGGGTATTGGGGCAAGAATTTGGTGCGAAATTTCGCCTCTTTAGGGGCATTGAGATCGGTAGTTGATTGTAGCCCCCTAAACCTTAAACAGGCAAAGGCGAATTATCCTGAAGTTAATACGTTTGCTGATATCAAAGATGTAATTAATGATCCACTTGTCAAAGGAGTGGTCATAGCCACACCAGCGGTCACTCATTTCGCCATGGCAAGTCAGGTGCTAGCTAGTGGTAAGGACGTGTTTGTTGAAAAACCACTGGCTTTAACCGTCGATGAAGGAAAGCAGCTTGTTGAGCTCGCTTCAGCGAAATCCGCAATTTTAATGGTCGGCCATCTACTGCGCTATCATCCCGCCATTGTTAAACTCCAAGAACTACTGAAAACTGGTGAGTTAGGAAAGCTTCAATACATTTACTCCAACCGTCTTAATCTGGGTAAATTCCGAACTGAAGAAAATATCTTGTGGAGTTTTGCCCCTCATGATATAGACGTTATGTTAAGTCTTGCCGGGGAAACCCCACAGTCGGTTTCCTGTCACGGTGGCAATTACTTAAATCACGATATTGCCGATGTAACTGTTACCAATCTGAGTTTCCCCTCTGATATCCGTGGCCACATTTTTGTTAGTTGGCTGCACCCCTACAAAGAACAACGCCTGGTGGCCGTTGGCAGTAAAGGTATGGCGGTTTTTGACGATCTGGCCACTGATCACAAACTCACAATTTATCGCGAACATATTGACTGGAGTACTGGCATACCAGTCCCCCAAAAGAACGGCGGCCAGGTTGTTGAGATTGAGTCTATCGAACCTTTAAAGAGCGAATGCCAGCATTTTCTTGATTGTATCTCTACCCGGCAACAACCTTTGACTGATGGTCACAATGGTCTTGCAACACTCAAAATCCTAGCTGCGGCCCAATCTTCGCTAGAGAACGAGGGTAAAATTGTCAGATTCGACTAA
- a CDS encoding 2,3,4,5-tetrahydropyridine-26-dicarboxylate N-acetyltransferase, with amino-acid sequence MSDSTNEFYVHNSSYIDPGVVIGKGTKIWHFCHVMPGAVVGRNCNIGQNVFIGEGVIIGSRVKIQNNVSVYAGVTLENDVFCGPSCVFTNVNTPRSDIDRNGQYTKTLIKQGATIGANATIVCGHTIGEYAFIGAGAVITKNIPAYALVFGNPAIQHGWVCACGNRLSFKTNQETCSICGVKYQHSVGEDGIIVEVMI; translated from the coding sequence TTGTCAGATTCGACTAATGAATTTTACGTCCATAATTCAAGCTATATTGATCCCGGCGTAGTCATCGGAAAAGGGACTAAAATCTGGCATTTCTGTCACGTTATGCCAGGTGCTGTCGTCGGTCGGAATTGTAATATCGGTCAGAATGTATTTATCGGCGAGGGCGTTATTATCGGTAGTCGGGTAAAGATTCAAAACAATGTATCAGTGTATGCTGGCGTTACTCTGGAGAATGACGTTTTTTGCGGCCCGTCCTGTGTCTTTACCAATGTAAATACTCCCCGCAGTGATATTGATCGTAACGGTCAGTACACCAAAACTCTGATCAAGCAAGGCGCCACCATCGGTGCCAATGCTACAATTGTCTGCGGGCACACGATCGGTGAGTATGCTTTTATAGGTGCCGGTGCGGTAATCACTAAGAATATACCCGCGTATGCCTTGGTTTTTGGTAATCCTGCTATTCAACATGGGTGGGTTTGTGCGTGCGGTAATCGTCTTAGCTTTAAAACAAATCAAGAGACATGTTCAATATGCGGGGTCAAATATCAGCATTCGGTCGGTGAAGATGGCATAATCGTAGAGGTCATGATCTAA
- a CDS encoding pleiotropic regulatory protein, which produces MTIPIFDPIAQLQPIRAEINEAIKRVLDSGQFILGPEVESFESEIATYLDTKYAIGVASGTDALHLSLLACDIGPGDEVITTPFTFFATVEAIVHCGARPVFVDINPVTCNMDHYLLEAAITPKTKAILPVHLYGHPCNMNSIMDIAQKHGLKVVEDCAQSLGAEYSGTKVGSIGDAGCLSFFPSKNLGAYGDGGMVVTNNPVIAERVRSLRKHGAKKAYYHEESGFNSRLDALQAAILRVKLKHLPEWISKRQKVASIYSSALHDIEGLISLPSISEGQAWNYYTIRLSNLDRGNLQMFLTDRGIQTAVYYPLSLHLQVAMKEYGYQIGDFPIAEQAQNEVLSLPMYPELTQNQIDTIAQSIRGFFKVSHV; this is translated from the coding sequence ATGACCATTCCGATATTTGATCCGATTGCACAGTTACAACCGATTCGAGCTGAAATAAATGAAGCTATAAAGCGGGTACTTGATAGCGGTCAATTTATTTTAGGACCAGAAGTCGAAAGTTTTGAAAGTGAAATCGCCACGTACCTGGATACCAAGTATGCCATCGGAGTTGCTTCAGGTACAGATGCTCTTCATCTTTCGTTATTAGCCTGTGATATCGGCCCTGGAGACGAGGTTATTACCACTCCATTTACGTTCTTTGCCACAGTTGAAGCTATCGTTCATTGTGGAGCGAGGCCGGTTTTTGTTGACATCAATCCTGTGACATGCAATATGGATCACTATCTTTTAGAAGCAGCGATAACACCAAAGACAAAAGCCATTCTCCCAGTCCATCTCTATGGCCACCCATGCAATATGAATTCCATAATGGATATCGCCCAGAAACATGGATTGAAGGTTGTTGAAGATTGTGCACAATCCCTTGGTGCGGAATACAGTGGAACTAAAGTCGGATCCATTGGCGATGCCGGGTGCTTAAGTTTCTTCCCATCAAAGAACCTGGGAGCCTATGGTGACGGTGGTATGGTAGTTACCAATAATCCAGTAATTGCCGAAAGGGTTCGTTCTCTCAGAAAACATGGCGCAAAGAAAGCCTACTATCATGAAGAATCCGGCTTTAATAGTCGTCTTGATGCATTACAGGCAGCAATATTGAGAGTGAAACTCAAACACCTACCCGAGTGGATTTCGAAGCGGCAAAAAGTTGCATCAATTTACTCATCAGCTCTTCATGACATTGAAGGTCTGATTTCTCTGCCGTCAATATCTGAAGGACAGGCGTGGAACTACTACACTATTCGTCTGTCCAATCTGGATCGTGGTAATCTTCAAATGTTCCTCACAGACAGAGGTATCCAAACCGCTGTGTACTATCCGTTGTCTCTCCATTTACAGGTAGCCATGAAAGAGTACGGTTACCAAATCGGTGATTTCCCAATAGCTGAACAAGCGCAGAATGAAGTATTGTCACTACCCATGTACCCGGAACTCACCCAAAACCAAATCGATACCATTGCTCAATCCATCAGGGGATTCTTCAAGGTCAGCCATGTATAA
- a CDS encoding glycosyltransferase: MYNGKTVAAVVPAYNEENLIADTIKSIPEYFDKVYVVNDGSSDRTAEIVSAFTNGRVKLINHPVNKGVGGAIISGYKNALDDNMDIAVVMAGDNQMDPDNLSALLAPIFFDVADYTKGDRLSKSGFQKGMSPWRRLGNFLLTWLTRIAAGNRSIQDPQNGYTAITNEALKKINLDDVYPWYGYCNDMLVKMSAYKMRIMDVPMPARYGKERSKIRYHKYIPKVSGLLVRLFIWRLIGSRRR; encoded by the coding sequence ATGTATAACGGTAAGACGGTCGCGGCGGTGGTGCCGGCCTATAACGAAGAAAACCTGATCGCCGACACCATCAAGTCGATCCCGGAATATTTCGATAAGGTCTATGTGGTCAACGACGGCAGCAGTGATCGTACCGCTGAAATCGTTTCCGCCTTCACCAACGGCCGCGTCAAACTCATCAATCACCCGGTGAACAAAGGAGTTGGCGGAGCCATCATATCCGGCTACAAAAATGCCCTGGACGACAACATGGATATCGCCGTGGTCATGGCGGGTGACAACCAGATGGACCCCGATAATTTATCAGCTTTACTAGCCCCGATATTTTTTGATGTTGCCGATTACACCAAAGGAGATAGACTATCCAAGTCCGGTTTTCAAAAAGGCATGAGCCCCTGGCGCCGCCTGGGCAACTTCCTGCTCACCTGGCTCACCCGCATCGCCGCGGGCAACCGGAGCATTCAGGATCCGCAAAACGGCTACACCGCCATCACCAATGAGGCGCTGAAGAAGATCAACCTGGATGATGTTTACCCCTGGTACGGCTACTGCAATGACATGCTGGTAAAAATGAGTGCCTATAAAATGCGGATAATGGATGTTCCCATGCCCGCCAGGTACGGCAAAGAACGGTCCAAGATCAGGTACCACAAGTATATCCCCAAGGTGTCGGGGTTATTAGTGAGGTTGTTCATCTGGCGGCTGATTGGGAGCCGCCGCCGATGA
- a CDS encoding UDP-N-acetylglucosamine 2-epimerase — translation MKTISVIGARPQFIKYAPLSKELHKHFTEKLIHTGQHYDYLMNKIFFEELEIPEPDYYLGVGSGTHGAQTGDMLKKIEEILDLEKPDMVLVYGDTNSTLAGALAASKMQIKIGHIEAGLRSFDKSMPEEINRVLTDHCSDLLFCPTQTAIDNLHKEGIAQGVHLTGDVMVDASLYARIRAESSDILERLHLKSKEYLLATVHRASNTDVKENLANIVEAFCQLDETLVLPLHPRTTKQLKHFGLYEKLASKVKLTEPLGYLEFTKLLNHASKVLTDSGGVQKEAYILGVPCITLRDTTEWVETVDTGWNTLAGTNAEIIVASVIEFQPQKHLANSFPCGACDRIIKTMEETSF, via the coding sequence TTGAAAACCATATCTGTAATCGGAGCCCGTCCCCAGTTTATTAAATATGCTCCTCTATCAAAAGAGCTGCACAAGCATTTTACGGAAAAACTGATCCATACCGGCCAACACTATGACTACCTGATGAATAAGATATTTTTTGAGGAACTGGAAATCCCGGAGCCTGACTATTACCTGGGAGTTGGATCGGGAACCCATGGGGCTCAAACCGGAGACATGCTCAAAAAGATCGAGGAAATCCTGGATTTAGAAAAACCGGATATGGTTCTCGTCTATGGTGATACCAACTCTACCCTGGCCGGTGCCCTGGCTGCTTCAAAAATGCAGATTAAAATAGGTCACATCGAAGCTGGCCTCAGGAGTTTTGATAAGTCAATGCCGGAGGAGATCAACCGGGTATTGACCGACCATTGCTCAGACCTCCTCTTCTGCCCCACCCAGACAGCGATTGATAATCTTCACAAAGAAGGGATTGCGCAAGGGGTGCATCTTACCGGAGACGTCATGGTAGATGCCTCTCTATACGCTAGAATCCGGGCTGAGAGCTCAGATATTTTGGAAAGGTTACACCTCAAGAGTAAAGAATATCTTCTGGCAACCGTTCATCGCGCGAGCAATACAGATGTCAAAGAGAATCTGGCAAACATCGTGGAAGCCTTCTGCCAACTCGACGAAACACTAGTATTGCCGCTTCATCCCCGGACCACCAAACAGTTAAAACATTTTGGCCTCTATGAAAAACTCGCATCAAAGGTTAAATTGACTGAACCATTGGGTTATTTAGAGTTTACAAAACTTCTAAACCATGCTAGTAAAGTGCTGACTGATTCAGGGGGAGTTCAGAAGGAAGCGTATATATTAGGGGTTCCGTGTATCACTTTGAGAGATACCACTGAATGGGTGGAAACCGTGGATACGGGCTGGAATACTCTGGCAGGCACTAATGCTGAAATCATCGTTGCCAGTGTTATTGAATTTCAACCTCAAAAACACTTGGCTAATTCTTTTCCATGTGGCGCATGTGATCGAATAATCAAGACAATGGAAGAGACAAGCTTCTAA
- a CDS encoding putative capsular polysaccharide biosynthesis protein, with protein MYPIIAENIVYPLGDLIFQTSVIKYFHWLQKTQWWSPEQLKDLQDRKLRTLITHAYNKAPYYKKLFSNLGLMPSDIQTTEDLSKLPVLTKEDIRTHFDELKAADFDSHKPIPNATGGSTGEPLRYYISKDVSSINWASMYRGWSWAGYGFGDKRATLAGSSLIPGQSPSMFTRMRSAVERNLPLSAVHLNKEILSSYATRLASYKPDFLRGYPSAIYTMADYLKHTNIDTIKPKAIFTTAEMLLPNHREAIESQFGCKVFDQYGAYDGGGQAMECELHQGFHITVEKAIMEILDVKGNTSPPGESGRIVVTDLHNYAMPFIRYEVGDIGIMSNQPCACGRSLPLLKSIEGRTTDIIKFSNGVTIAGPAVTLMFKDREVKQYQLVQEAHNELTVSIVKNNNYTDVDTNKLLGVLKHHTGSGIHIHINFCDHIPNEPNGKYKFIIQKQG; from the coding sequence ATGTACCCAATTATTGCAGAAAATATCGTGTACCCTCTTGGAGATTTGATATTTCAAACATCTGTGATAAAGTACTTCCACTGGTTACAAAAGACCCAGTGGTGGTCCCCTGAGCAACTTAAAGATCTACAGGATCGGAAATTACGAACTCTCATAACCCACGCCTATAATAAAGCACCATACTACAAGAAACTTTTTAGCAACTTAGGTTTGATGCCGTCCGATATTCAAACAACTGAAGATTTGTCTAAGCTTCCAGTTTTAACAAAGGAGGATATCAGGACCCACTTCGATGAATTGAAGGCGGCTGACTTCGATAGTCACAAACCTATCCCCAACGCCACCGGTGGTTCAACCGGGGAACCTTTGCGTTACTATATCTCTAAAGACGTTTCATCAATTAATTGGGCTAGTATGTATAGAGGTTGGAGCTGGGCTGGTTACGGTTTTGGTGACAAAAGGGCTACCTTGGCCGGTTCTTCGTTAATCCCAGGGCAATCACCGTCTATGTTCACCAGAATGAGATCGGCAGTCGAAAGAAACCTGCCATTATCGGCTGTTCACCTGAATAAAGAGATCCTATCTTCATATGCCACTAGACTCGCCTCTTATAAACCTGATTTCCTGCGCGGTTATCCGTCGGCAATATATACAATGGCAGACTACCTAAAACATACAAACATAGACACGATAAAACCTAAGGCAATATTTACCACGGCCGAGATGTTATTGCCGAACCACAGAGAAGCCATTGAAAGCCAGTTCGGCTGCAAAGTGTTTGATCAATATGGTGCCTACGACGGTGGCGGCCAGGCAATGGAGTGTGAACTACATCAAGGTTTCCATATCACCGTAGAGAAAGCCATTATGGAGATTCTGGATGTCAAGGGTAATACGAGTCCGCCGGGGGAATCTGGCCGGATTGTCGTCACTGATCTTCATAATTACGCTATGCCTTTCATTAGATATGAGGTAGGCGATATTGGCATCATGAGTAATCAACCTTGTGCCTGTGGTCGCAGTCTTCCATTATTGAAATCAATCGAAGGGCGAACTACGGACATTATAAAATTTTCAAACGGAGTTACGATTGCCGGGCCAGCGGTAACTTTAATGTTTAAAGATCGTGAGGTCAAACAATACCAACTAGTTCAGGAAGCGCACAATGAACTGACTGTTAGTATTGTGAAAAATAATAATTATACAGATGTTGATACTAATAAACTCTTGGGTGTGCTTAAACACCATACCGGATCAGGAATCCATATTCATATCAATTTCTGTGATCATATTCCAAATGAGCCAAATGGTAAATACAAGTTTATAATACAGAAACAAGGTTAA
- a CDS encoding oligosaccharide repeat unit transporter, whose product MRDYLVAVQVQRLFSFFASRIRLLIKHRSTVDIFASALIRMGAGFLFWIVATQTHSASDVGIATAVISAASLVVAISTFGFEYGLLRFFDQFKNIPRRLIESTVSFVLVSTFVFSFVFVIGMPLWAKGLQSSFYSPVMGLVFIILALVTSLHLLFHRIYIAVSRTEFTLLQSTIAGSVRFIPLFLIPVAFHGSLTLSWIIGIGTSVFIGLVFIIPRFMGNRFIRFRIEKDVIGTIGAFSFKSGVGSFLNSATALIVPLLVVNILGTEQNAYFYMSWALANILVNIPVSSAWTVLAEGSRQVAIKQGVFRRELKLSILILVPLIIIVFLWGDKILSIFGSEYSFYGYDVLKLLAISSLPMTFNYLYLSTLAIDMKMKEVITFNAVITSISLVGSYALLPLIGLNGVGLSWLTAHCLVLIYILIRKYSRQISTS is encoded by the coding sequence TTGCGAGATTATTTGGTAGCAGTACAGGTTCAACGATTATTTAGTTTTTTTGCGTCGCGAATTAGGCTTCTGATAAAACATCGTAGTACAGTAGATATCTTTGCCAGTGCGCTTATCAGGATGGGGGCGGGGTTTTTATTCTGGATTGTAGCAACCCAAACCCATTCTGCATCTGATGTGGGAATCGCGACAGCCGTCATCTCTGCAGCCTCTCTCGTGGTTGCTATATCAACGTTCGGTTTTGAATATGGGCTCCTTCGTTTCTTCGATCAGTTTAAGAATATTCCGCGACGTCTTATTGAATCAACCGTTTCTTTCGTTCTTGTCAGTACATTTGTTTTTTCGTTTGTGTTTGTTATTGGTATGCCCTTGTGGGCAAAAGGATTGCAATCATCCTTCTATTCCCCAGTCATGGGACTCGTTTTTATTATCCTTGCACTTGTTACTAGTCTCCATCTATTGTTTCATCGCATTTATATTGCCGTTTCAAGAACCGAGTTCACGCTCCTTCAATCTACGATTGCCGGTTCAGTACGCTTCATCCCGCTGTTTCTCATTCCTGTTGCTTTCCACGGAAGCCTAACCCTGTCCTGGATAATTGGTATCGGAACCTCGGTTTTTATCGGTTTGGTTTTTATAATTCCACGTTTCATGGGTAATAGGTTTATTCGTTTTAGAATAGAAAAGGATGTGATCGGTACCATAGGAGCCTTTTCGTTCAAAAGCGGTGTAGGTAGCTTTCTAAATTCTGCTACGGCGTTGATAGTACCACTTTTGGTCGTTAACATTTTGGGGACTGAGCAAAATGCTTATTTCTATATGTCTTGGGCATTGGCTAACATACTCGTTAATATCCCTGTTTCTTCTGCATGGACTGTATTAGCTGAAGGTTCGCGACAAGTTGCTATAAAACAAGGGGTTTTCAGACGCGAATTGAAGCTCTCTATTTTAATCTTAGTTCCCCTCATAATCATCGTGTTTTTATGGGGAGATAAGATTTTGTCCATATTTGGATCCGAATATTCATTTTACGGATATGATGTCCTGAAATTATTGGCGATATCTTCTCTTCCAATGACTTTTAATTATTTGTATCTTTCCACGCTGGCAATCGACATGAAGATGAAGGAAGTAATAACATTCAATGCTGTTATCACTTCTATTTCGCTTGTGGGTTCCTACGCCTTGCTTCCACTTATTGGGTTGAATGGTGTTGGCTTAAGTTGGTTAACTGCTCACTGTTTAGTGCTCATATATATCTTGATTCGAAAGTACTCAAGGCAGATTAGTACGTCATGA
- the ydcE gene encoding programmed cell death toxin YdcE translates to MSTLKWAIMEANLDPVVGAEQKGSRPVLVVSNEEFNQIMPNVTIIPLTSTKRRLYPSEVLLSRGIAGQPLDSIAMIHQVRTISKMRLGNRLGYLTDLQIRVAVNEAIKEHFDLA, encoded by the coding sequence ATGTCAACCTTAAAATGGGCTATTATGGAGGCTAATCTTGATCCGGTGGTCGGAGCTGAACAAAAAGGATCTCGTCCAGTATTGGTCGTAAGCAACGAAGAATTTAATCAGATTATGCCAAACGTAACAATCATTCCTCTAACTTCAACAAAACGGCGGTTGTATCCTTCTGAGGTTTTGCTTTCAAGGGGAATTGCCGGTCAACCTTTGGATTCGATTGCCATGATTCACCAGGTCAGAACGATTTCCAAGATGAGGTTGGGTAATCGATTGGGCTATCTTACAGATCTACAAATTCGTGTAGCCGTAAACGAAGCAATTAAAGAACATTTCGACCTAGCATAG